The Halostella limicola genome includes the window AGGCGCTTTCGCGTCTCCGGACCGACGCCGGGAACGTCGTCGAGGACGGTCGACACTTCGTCGCGGACCGTCTGGTGGTACTGGACGGCGAAGCGGTGAGCCTCGTCCCGGACCCGCTGGAGGAGGTGGAGGTGCGGCGCGTCGTCCGGCCAGTCGTACACCCCCGTCGGCGTCACGACCAGCTCCTCCTCCTTCGCCAGCGCGACGGCGGGCACGTCCCAGCCCGTCTCGGCGAGCGCGTCGCGGGCGGCGCCGAGCTGTCCCTCGCCGCCGTCGATCAGCAGGAGGTCGGGGTCGGGTCGGTCGTCGCGACCCTCGACGGCGCGCTCGGCCCGCCACCGCACCAGCGCGCGCATGTTGGCGTAGTCGTCGTTTCGCTCCTCCAGCTTCTTCCGCCGGTAGTGGGACTTCTCGGGCTCGCCGTCGACGAAGGTCACGTCGCTGCCGACGACCGCGCTGCCCTGCGCGTGGCTCACGTCGAACCCCTCGATCCGCTCGGCGGCGTCGATCCCCAGTTCGCCGGCCAGTGCGCGCGTCTCGTCGCGGCCGCCGCCGCGCCGCCGAGCGTTTTTCAGCGCCAGATCGACGAGCTTCGCCTCCCGGCCCGCTCCCGGCACGCGGACCGCGACCCCCTCCGCCTCGAGCCAGGCCGCGACCTCCTCGTCGTCGTGGCGCTCGGGCAGGAGGACGGCGTCCGGCAGCTCCCGCTCGGCGTAGTACTGCGCGAGGAACGCCGAGAGGACGCGGGGAACCCTCTCGTCGCCCTCGGGCGCGGCCACGCGGTGGCGCTCCCGATCGACCAGCTGCCCGCCCTCGCTGTGGAGTCGGGCGACGGTCGCGTCGCCGCCCTCGATGGCGACCCCGAGCACGTCGACCGACCGCTCGCCGCCCTGGCTCGCCACCGCCTCGCCGCCCCCCTCGTGGAACGACTCGACGACGTCGAGCCGGTCGCGGAGGTTGGCGGCGCGCTCGAACTCCTGGTTCCCGGCCGCCCGCTCCATCTCGCGGCGGAGCGGGTCCGCGAGGACGCCCGTCTCTCCCTCGAAGAAGCGCCGGACCGAGGCGACGTCCTCGGCGTACGCCTCCTCGCTTATCTCGCCGGTACAGGGCGCGGTACAGAGGCCCACCTCGTAGTCCAGACAGGGACGGTCCCGGTTGGCGTACTTGTGGTCGGAACAGCCCCGGACGCCGTACGTCTCGCGCAGGGCCTTCACGACCGTCTCGACCCGTCCCTTGTCGGTGAACGGCCCGTACGCGACGGCGTCCTCGTCGGGGTCCCGCGTCACCTCGATGCGCGGGACGGCGTGGTCGGTCAGCTGTACCAGCGGGTAGGACTTGTCGTCCTTCAGCCGGACGTTGTACCGCGGCTGGTGGCGCTTGATGAGGTTCGCCTCCAGCAGCAGCGCCTGCGTCTCCGTGTCCGTCACGGCGACCTCCACGCCGTCGGCGCGCTCGACCATGCGGGCGATCCGCTGGCTCCGGGGGTCGGCGTACGAGCGGACCCGGTCCCGCAGGTCGACGGCCTTCCCGACGTACAGCGTGGCGTCGTCGCGGCGGAACTGGTAGACGCCGGGCTCTCGGGGGAGGTCGCTCGCCCGCTCGCGGACCGCGGCGGCGTTCATCGCCGCCACCTAGCCCTGCGGGAGATTTGTACCTGACGCCTCCGGCGGATCACTCGCTGTACGGCGGTTTCGCGGCCTCCGGACCGTGGCCTTCGAGGTGGATGATGTTCTCCCGTCCGATGGAGAGCTTCTCGATCTTCCCCTCGTCGACCATGTCCGAAAGCAGGCGGCTCACCTTCGCCTTCGACCACTCCGTCTCGTTGACGATCGCCGCCTGCTTCATGCGGCCGCCGTTCTCCTCCAAGAGCTGGATGACGCGCTGTTCGTCCGTCAGGAGCGGTTCGTCCGCTGCTTCGGGGGCGGTCTCGGCCGCTTCCACGGTCCCCTCCTCGCCGGTCCGACGGCGTCTGAGCAGGAACCACCCGACGACGAGGCCGACGCCGAGCAGCAAGCCGCCGGCGCTCAGCTTGGCGACGGTGCTCCCATCCGTCGGGTCCGTCCCCAACTGGAGTTCGAGACCGTCGCGGAGGCCGTCGCCGTCGGAGTCGGCCTTCGTCGGGTCGGTCCCGTAGTTCTCGACCTCCGCGCCGTCGGTGAGGCCGTCCTGGTCCATGTCCGCGTTCGTCATGTTCAGCCCCTCGTCCACCTCCTTCTTGTTGCTCAGACCGTCACCGTCGAGGTCACCTTCCTTCTCTATTACGGTCACCGATTTCGTCTGCAGGTCAGTCGCCGCCCCGTCACCCGTCGAGAGGACGATCTGCACCGTCTGCGGGCCGGTTTCGTTCACGGGCCACTTGTCGACGGGGAAGGTCACGGTGGCGTTCTGCGCGGCCGTCTCCGTACAGCCGAGCCTGTGGCTCTGGTTCCCCTCGTGATACCGATACGCGCACACCTCGTACGCGCGGCTCTCGTCGCCCGAAAACGAGACGGAAAGGTTGAACGATTCGTCTGTCCAGACGAACGACGAATCGTTCTGTTCGCTGACGACCGCCGATCCCGTCAACTCGACGTCGGTGATCCCGTCCTGGGCAGCCTGCAGTCCTGATACCGGGGTGCCTACGCTCGTAAGTATCAGGAGTACACCGATCAGGGCGAGCGCCCTTCTCGCCAACTCCATACCCCTCATTCGCCGTCCTGTCCTATACCGTTTGTCGAGGCATATTGAGACATCACGATAGTGATGCCTCTCGAGCGCCGTCCGGTGGGACGGCAGAAAGCGTCGGCTTAACTTCGGTTACCCGACGAGCGAACCGCCGGTCTCGTTCGTGTCGTTGCCGATCTCTTCGGATTCGTTGCCCACGTCTTCGGCTTCCTCGTCGCTCTCGTTACCGACCTGGTTACCCTCACCAGTGTCGTTCCCTTCCTCGCCGGTCTCGCCCTCTTCGGCCGCGCCGTCCTCGCTGTCATCGCCGACGCCCGTATCGTTGTCACCGACGCCCGAGTCGTTCTCGGCGACGCCCTCTGCGGTAGTCTCGTTCGTGTCGTTAGTGCCGCCGGGACCGCCGCAACCGGCGAGTCCGACGAGCATCACGGCTACGATCGCGACGAACACGACGCGTCTGCTTGGCAATTTGTCTCTCATTCTCTGCATCAGAAACACCGACTGGGACGTGATTAAAGAGGGAACCTCGTTCCGATAGATTCCGAACTGTTTCGCGAGAGCGCCGTTTCGTGTAGCCGAATTAGTAATTTACCGCCGATCCTAAGTGGCGGTTAGAAACCGTTCCACCGACGAAACGTCCGAACCTGCGTCACCTTCAACTGGCGGGGGATCGAAGGCCGCCCGATGGACGACAGCGACGACCGCGTCCGTGTCTGGCTCGTCGAACGCGACCTCGACCAGCGGAACCTGGTGACGCTCGTGTATGCGACGCCGGACGGCGACCGGCGCTATCGCCGCCAGCTCTCCTCGGCGGCGCTCGACCGCGGCGCGGACGTGACCGCGGCGACGACGGTCGCTCCCGCCGACCTTGAGCCGGTCGAGGATCCGGACCGTCGGAAGCAGTACGCCGAGGAGGCCCGCCGGGTCGCCGACGACCGCGACCCGGACGAGCCCCTGTGAGCCGTCTCACAGGTTAGTTGCAGCGGGAAGTACGAACGTATTTATAACGGGAATCCGACAATCCACATCCATGGCCGCCATCGAACTGAACGGCGTGACGAAACGGTACGGGGACGTCGTCGCCCTCCGCGACGTGGACCTGACCGTCCAGGAGGGCGAGATCTACGGCTTCCTGGGCCCCAACGGCGCGGGCAAGTCGACGACGATCAACGCTATCCTCGATTTCATCGACCCCACCTCCGGCACCGTCGAGGTGTTCGGCAAGGACGTCTCCGCGGAGAGCGTGGAGGTCCGCCGGCACGTCGGCGTTCTCCCTGAGGGATTCGACGTGTACGACCGCCTCACCGGGCGCCAGCACCTCGAGTTCGCCGTCGAGTCCAAGGGCACCAACGACGACCCCGAGGCGCTGATGGAGCGCACGGGCATCCTCGACGCGGCCGACCGGAAGGCCGGCGGCTACTCGAAGGGGATGGCCCAGCGCCTCGTGCTGGCGATGGCGCTGGTCGGCGACCCCGATCTGCTGATCCTCGACGAGCCCTCGACCGGGCTCGACCCCAACGGCGCGCGGCGGATGCGCGAGATCATCCGCGAGGAGCGCGACCGCGGCGCGACCGTGTTCTTCTCCAGCCACATCCTCGGCCAGGTCGAGGCCGTCTGCGACCGGGTCGGCATCCTCCGCGACGGCGAACTCGTCGCCGAGGACAGCATCGAGGGGCTCCGCGAGGCGGCGGGCTCCGACGGCCGGCTCACGATCACCGTCGACAGGGTCCCCGACGGCGTCGCCGAGGCGGTGAAAGCGGTCGACGGCGTCTCGGAGGTCTCCGTCCGGGACCACACGCTGTCGGTCGCCTGTAACGACGACGCGAAGACCGCCGTCATCGACGCGGTCGAGGGCACCGGGGCGACCGTCGAGGACTTCGACACGGAGGACGCGTCGCTGGAGGACCTGTTCGTCTCCTACACGGAGGGTCGAGCATGACCTGGGAGGTCGTCGCGAAGAAGGACTTCGCCGACGCCGTCCGCTCGCGTGGCCTGTGGGCGCTGTCGGCGCTGTTCGTGCTCGTGTTCGCGCTCCCGCCGCTGCTGATCTTCTACCTGGAGTTCGGCCAGAACCAGCCCGCACAGGCCGAGGGCAGCACGGACGCGTTCATCTTCATCATGAAGGAGGCGTCGGCGCTGCTCGTCCCCGTCATCGCCATCGTCGTCGCGTACGCGGCGATCACCAGCGAGCGCGAGAGCGGGACGATGAAGATACTGCTCTCGCTCCCGCACTCGCGGCGCGACGTCGTCGCCGGCAAGGTGCTCGGCCGCAGCGCCGTCCTCGCCGTTCCGATCGCCGTCGGCTTCCTGTTCTCCCTCCTCGTGATGCTGCCGACGTCGCTCTCCCTGAAGCTCGCTAACTTCACGCTGTTCGGGCTCCTGACGGTGCTCTTCGGCGTCGTGTTCGTCGGCCTCGCGGTCGGGCTCTCGGCGGCGTTCGCCACGAGCCGCCGGGCGATGATGGGGTCGCTGGGGCTGTTCATGCTGTTTACGTTCCTCTGGAACTTCGCGGTGAACACGCTGATCGGCGAACTCGACCTCGGCGCCGGGACCGCGGTCCGAACCCGCCTGTTTCTCAAGCTACTGAATCCGACGCAGGCGTACAAGACGCTCGTCGACGCGCTCATCTTCGACACGAGCCGTCAGGCCCGGGTCATGATGTTCGGGTTCTTCGAGCAGCAGCGCGCTCAGGAACTCCTCCCCGAGACGCTGCCGGTCCACTTCTCGGACCCGTTCGTCGTGGCGTACATGCTGCTCTGGTTCGTCGTCCCGGTCGGGCTCGGCTACCTCGTCTTCCGCGACGCGGAGCTGTGAGCCGCCCGGAGCTCTGATCCCCGCTTTCGGCCGTTCCGGGGCCGACGTTAGACGCCCCGCTCCGCGAGCAGTTCCTCGAACTCGTCCTCGTCGAGGACGGGGACGCCCTCGGCCTCCGCGTCGCTCACCTTCGACGCGCCCGGGTTCTCGCCGGCCACGAGGTAGTCGGTGTTGCCCGAGACGCTCCCTGTCGCGTTCGCGCCGCGGCGCTCGACCAGTTCCTGCGCCTCGCTGCGGGTGTAGCCGTCGAGCGACCCGGTGAACACGAACGTCAGACCGGCGAGCTCCTCGCCTGTCTCGGCCTCGTACGGCTGCGGGTCGACGCCGCGCCCGCGGAGGGCGGCGAGCGCCGCGCGGTTCGCCTCGCTCTCGAAGAACTCCCGTATCTGGGCGGCGACGGTGGGGCCGACGTCCGGCGCGGCCCGTAGCTCGTCCTCGTCGGCGTCCATCACAGCGTCGAGCGTTCCGAACTCCCCTGCGAGCTCGCGGGCGGTCGACGGGCCGACGCCGGGGACGCCGAGCGCCGAGAGGAAGTCCGGCAGCGGCGGCTCCGTCGTCGCCGCCAGTTCGGCGAGCAGTTTCTCCGCGCTCCTCTCGCCCCACCCCTCCAGGTCGAGCAGGTCCGCCCGCTCTAGCTCGTAGAGGTCCGCGACGCTGTCCTCGATCAGTCCCGCCTCGACGAACTGGCGGACGCTCTTCTCGCCCAGGCCGTCGATGTCGAGCCCGTCGTCGCTGGCGAAGTACTGGACCGCGCGGCGTAGTTGCGCGGGGCAGGCCATCCCGCCCGTGCAGAAGGCCATCGGGCCGTCACGCTCGACGGCGCTGTCGCAGACGGGGCAGGTGTCCGGGAACTCGTAGTGGCCATCGGTGCGCTTCTCGGTCACCTCCTCGACGTACGGGATGACGTCGCCCGCGCGCTCGATGCGCACCTCGTCGCCGACGTTGACGTCCTTCTCGGCGATCTCCTCGGGGTTGTGGAGGCTGGCCCGAGAGACGGTGACGCCGCCGACGTCGACGGGGTCGAGCAGGGCGACCGGCGTGAGCCGACCGGTGCGGCCGACCTGGATCGCCACGTCGCGCACGGTGGTGCGCTCGTTGCGCGGCGGAAACTTGTAGGCGAACGCCCAGCGGTAGTGGCGGGCGGTCGCGCCCAGCGCTTCGCGGGTCTCGCGGTCGTCGACCTTGATCACCGCGCCGTCTATCTCGTAGTTCAGGTCGTCGCGGGCGTCGAGCAGGCGGTCGCGGTACTCGATCGCGTCGTCGACGGAGTCCACGCGCTCGACGCGGTCGGTGACGGGCAGGCCGAACTCGGGGAGCGCCTCGTGTTCCGCCCAGCGCGTCGGCCACTCGTCGCTACTCGAAAGCACCTCGAAGAAGAAACAGGAGAGCGGGCGCTCGGCGACGACGCTCGGGTCCTGCTGGCGGATGGTGCCCGCGGTCGCGTTGCGCGGGTTGGCGAACGGCTCCTCGCCGCGCTCGACGCGCTCGCTGTTGTACGCCTGAAAGCCGTCGCGGGGCATGTACACCTCGCCGCGGACGGCGAGGAACTCCGGATACGCGCCCCGGAGTCGCTGCGGGATCGCGCCGATGGTCCGGACGTTCCGGGTCACGTCGTCGCCCTCCCGCCCGTCGCCGCGCGTGGTCGCGCGGACCAGTTTGCCCTCGTCGTACACCACCTCGACCGAGACGCCGTCGAACTTCGGCTCGCAGACGTAGGTGACGTCGCCCGCTTCCTCGCGCACGCGCTCGTCGAACTCGCGGACGTCCGCCTCCTCGCCGCTCTGGTCGATGGAGAGCATCGGCGCGACGTGTTCGACCGTGTCGAACTCGTCGACGGGGTCGCCGCCGACCCGGCGCGTGGGGCTGTCGTCGGTCTGCAGGTCGAACTCGTCTTCCAGTTCCTCCAGGCGGGCGAACAGCGCGTCGTAGGTGCGGTCGGCGATCACCGGGTCGCTCTCGACGTAGTACCGGCGGTCGTGAAACCGGATCGCCTCCCGCAACAGCGCGGCCTGCTCGCGGGCCTCGTCCTCTCCGAGATCGGAGACGGGGACGAAGTCCGTCGGCGGGTCGCGGACGTAGGGGTTGTCGTCGGTGTCGGGGGTCGCCATCGCCCGGTCGTACTCGCGGGCGGCCCTAAACCTCTGCGTCACGGACCGGCGCGCCCGGACGCACTCCCGCACTGACAACGACCCGCAAGGTGGCGACGTTTGCAGAACCCGGCGGGCTTATCTGTCGGGACGCGAAATCGGCAGGTATGACCGAGGAGTTCCTGCTGTTGAACCCGGGGCCGGTGCCGATCACGGACGAGGTGCGGACCGCCATGGACGAGGGGATGATCTCGCACCGGTCGTCGGAGTTCGAGGCCATCTACGAGCGCGCGCAGGACGGGCTCGACTACGTGTTCGAGCGGTCGTCGCTCGACGGCGAACCGACGTCGAGCGGCGGGACGAGCCTGGTCCTCAACGGGACGGCGACGATGGGGATGGAGGCCGCCGTCGCCAATCTGGTCGACGAGGACAGCGAGGTCGTCTCGCTCGTCAACGGCAAGTTCGGACGGCGCTTCGCCCGCATCGCCGACCGCTACTGCGACTGCACCCGCGTCGAGGCGACGTGGGGCGAGTCGTTCGAGATGGACGCGGTGCGCGAGGCGATCACCGACGAGACGGACGTGGTCACCCTCGTCAACAACGAGACCAGCACCGGCCTCCTGAACCCGACCGAAGAGGTCGGCCAGATCGCCGAGGAGCACGGCGCTCGCTTCGTCGTCGACGGCGTCACCAGCATCGGCGGCGACGTGCTCCGCGTCGACGACTGGAACATCGATATCGCCATCACGGACGGCCAGAAGGCGCTCGCCGCGCCGCCGGGGATCTCGGCACTGTACGTCACCGACGACGTGGTCGACGACTTCGACGGCGAGAGCGCGCCGTTCTACGAGGACTTGGACTGGCACCTCCGCAAGGCCGAGAGCCACCAGACGCCCTTCACGAGCGCGGTGCCGCTGTTCCGCGCGCTCGCGGTCGCCGTCGAGCAGATCGAGGAGGAGGGGATGCCGGACCGTATCGAGCGCCACCGCGCGCAGGCCGCCGCGTTCCGCGAGGGCTTCGCCGCCATGGGCCTCGACCTGTTCGCCGACGCCGACGGCCCCACCGAGTACTCGAACACGCTCACCGCCGTCGCGCTGCCCGACTCGGTGCAGGAGTCGCCCGAGGAGTTCTTCGCCGCGGTCGAGGAGCGCAACGTCTCGATCAGCGGCGGGCAGGCCCACCTCGGCGGCGACATCTTCCGCGTCAGCAACATGGGCAACCTCACCGCCGACCAGATCCTCCGCGGGATCCGGACGGTCGGCGAGGCGATGGACGAGGTCGGCGTGGACGTGGAGGTCGACGAAGGCGTCGCCGCAGCGCGAGAGCAGTTGTAAGCGACGCCTTCGTCGGAGATGCCGGTCTCGACGCAGCGCGCTCTGAACTCTGAGCGCGTCGCGACGTGCGGCGACGTCAGGCGATCGCGGGGACGCGCTCCCTGCTCGACGACCAGCGGTCGGTCGTGAGCCGCCGCCGCAAGAACGAGTCACCGTTTTTCGGTTCCGGCCCCTAGCGACGACTGCGGTACCCCGGCACCGCGTACCGCGTTCGGCGTTTCGGCGGCTCCCTTCCCCAAGCCCCCCTTCGCCGAACCGTTTTCCCACCCCCTTTTCGCTCCTCGCCGGTGACCACTCAGACACCTCAAGCGCAGCGCCGATCGGTCCCAGATTAGCTTTTTGAACGACCCTTTCCCTCTGTCACCGTCGAGAGAACGTGCCGTACGACCGGGAGTCGTCCCGGGTGTGCGGCGGCGCGGTCGTTGACGTACCTCCGCGCCCGCTGAACGACGTGGTCGACTGTGCGGCGTATTCGGTCTCGGCGGTCGTACGGGACGTCCGTTTCGTCGAACCACTCTCGCACCGCCGACACGCCGCCGACGCGGTCGATGTTCTCCTCCGCGGCGTGCTTGCGCGGATGGCGAAGCCAGTTGTACTCCTCGTGCGCGTAGACGTCGATACACTCCGGCCGCTGGACGAACAGGACGACGTGTACCTGACGGTCGGCGAAGGGGGACGACCGGTACACGTAGCTACCGTCAGCGCTCTCGCCAAGCGGAGTGAAGTGGTAGAAACTGACGGGGTCCCAGCCGAATCCGCGCTCGCGAAGCCTCGATCGGAACTCGTCGGCTGAGAGGCGCACGGTCCCCACGTAACCCTCGGGTCGGACGTGGTACTCCGGACGAGTGACTCTCTTCGCCAGGCGGTCTATCAACGGTCCCGCGCGGTGTCGTATCCGTCGCGAAACGCTTCCTCCGGTCGACTGGCCGGGCATGCGTTCTCGTACGCGCTCGACGCATGTGTCGTCCCGCATCGCTCGCACCGCCGACAGAACGACTGCGACGGCGGTCGCCGCGCTGGACGCCTATCGGTCGCAATCGTCCTCGTTCATGCCTAATGGTCGTTCGACCCGTCGTCGGTCTGGTCGTCCGCCGACTCTATCTCGATGTCCACGCCGTCCTCGATCGATTCCGCGCCGCCCGCGACGTTCTCGACCCAGAGGTTCGAGTCGAACTGCGCCTCCAGCGCCGCCAGCAGCCCCTCGGGATCGTACTGCTCGATCAGCAGGTCCGCCGCGGCCTCCCCGGCTTTCGCGCCGGCGGCCTGCCCGCCGACCTGCTCGACCAGCGGCCCCGCGGGCGACCGGGCGAGGACGTCCCTCACGGCGACGCGGCCGACTAGGCGGCCGACGACGCGGACCCCCGACTCGTAGTCGACGGCCTCCTCTATCGGTGCGTCCGAGAGCAGCGCCTCGACGTCGACGGCGTCGAGCAGGTCCCGGACCGCGTCGACGGCCAGGTACGCCGAGAGGCCTCGTTCGAGCGCGTCGATCGGATCGTCCGGCGCGTCTATCGCGTTCCCGTCGTCCATATCCGATAGCGGGGACTGCGACGGTTAAGGACTCGTGTCGGTTTCGAAAGAACAGATGACGTTGGAAAGCCGGACGGAGGCCTCAGTCGACGTTCCGCTGACAGGTGTCGATCCCAAGTAGCGCGTTCAGGCCGCAGAACCCGACGACGGCGTTGAACAGCAGGCCGGCGGCGGCGACGCCGACGACCGCGGCCTGCGTCCGGCGGTTGAACCCGAGCGCGAGGACCGCCGCGAGGCCGAGGAGGACGCCCAGAACGCCGCGGGCCTTGCGGTCCCGACCGCCGACGTTTCGACTCGGTGCGAGCGCGGACTCGGTCTCGGTGTCTGTCGTCACGCTCCCGACTACGGCGCGGAGCAGTAGAAAGGTTCGGCCGCGATCGCGTGCGGGCGCTCTGGACGGTACCTCACGCCTCCTCGGTCCCGCCGAACGACTCGGTCCGCTCCGCGTCGAGTCGGAGGAGGAAGGGGAGCGTCACGAGCGCGAGGAGGATTTCGAGGCCCCCCGCGACGA containing:
- a CDS encoding YgaP family membrane protein, which produces MTTDTETESALAPSRNVGGRDRKARGVLGVLLGLAAVLALGFNRRTQAAVVGVAAAGLLFNAVVGFCGLNALLGIDTCQRNVD
- a CDS encoding ABC transporter ATP-binding protein; this encodes MAAIELNGVTKRYGDVVALRDVDLTVQEGEIYGFLGPNGAGKSTTINAILDFIDPTSGTVEVFGKDVSAESVEVRRHVGVLPEGFDVYDRLTGRQHLEFAVESKGTNDDPEALMERTGILDAADRKAGGYSKGMAQRLVLAMALVGDPDLLILDEPSTGLDPNGARRMREIIREERDRGATVFFSSHILGQVEAVCDRVGILRDGELVAEDSIEGLREAAGSDGRLTITVDRVPDGVAEAVKAVDGVSEVSVRDHTLSVACNDDAKTAVIDAVEGTGATVEDFDTEDASLEDLFVSYTEGRA
- a CDS encoding helix-turn-helix transcriptional regulator, giving the protein MELARRALALIGVLLILTSVGTPVSGLQAAQDGITDVELTGSAVVSEQNDSSFVWTDESFNLSVSFSGDESRAYEVCAYRYHEGNQSHRLGCTETAAQNATVTFPVDKWPVNETGPQTVQIVLSTGDGAATDLQTKSVTVIEKEGDLDGDGLSNKKEVDEGLNMTNADMDQDGLTDGAEVENYGTDPTKADSDGDGLRDGLELQLGTDPTDGSTVAKLSAGGLLLGVGLVVGWFLLRRRRTGEEGTVEAAETAPEAADEPLLTDEQRVIQLLEENGGRMKQAAIVNETEWSKAKVSRLLSDMVDEGKIEKLSIGRENIIHLEGHGPEAAKPPYSE
- the ligA gene encoding NAD-dependent DNA ligase LigA; amino-acid sequence: MATPDTDDNPYVRDPPTDFVPVSDLGEDEAREQAALLREAIRFHDRRYYVESDPVIADRTYDALFARLEELEDEFDLQTDDSPTRRVGGDPVDEFDTVEHVAPMLSIDQSGEEADVREFDERVREEAGDVTYVCEPKFDGVSVEVVYDEGKLVRATTRGDGREGDDVTRNVRTIGAIPQRLRGAYPEFLAVRGEVYMPRDGFQAYNSERVERGEEPFANPRNATAGTIRQQDPSVVAERPLSCFFFEVLSSSDEWPTRWAEHEALPEFGLPVTDRVERVDSVDDAIEYRDRLLDARDDLNYEIDGAVIKVDDRETREALGATARHYRWAFAYKFPPRNERTTVRDVAIQVGRTGRLTPVALLDPVDVGGVTVSRASLHNPEEIAEKDVNVGDEVRIERAGDVIPYVEEVTEKRTDGHYEFPDTCPVCDSAVERDGPMAFCTGGMACPAQLRRAVQYFASDDGLDIDGLGEKSVRQFVEAGLIEDSVADLYELERADLLDLEGWGERSAEKLLAELAATTEPPLPDFLSALGVPGVGPSTARELAGEFGTLDAVMDADEDELRAAPDVGPTVAAQIREFFESEANRAALAALRGRGVDPQPYEAETGEELAGLTFVFTGSLDGYTRSEAQELVERRGANATGSVSGNTDYLVAGENPGASKVSDAEAEGVPVLDEDEFEELLAERGV
- a CDS encoding excinuclease ABC subunit C — its product is MNAAAVRERASDLPREPGVYQFRRDDATLYVGKAVDLRDRVRSYADPRSQRIARMVERADGVEVAVTDTETQALLLEANLIKRHQPRYNVRLKDDKSYPLVQLTDHAVPRIEVTRDPDEDAVAYGPFTDKGRVETVVKALRETYGVRGCSDHKYANRDRPCLDYEVGLCTAPCTGEISEEAYAEDVASVRRFFEGETGVLADPLRREMERAAGNQEFERAANLRDRLDVVESFHEGGGEAVASQGGERSVDVLGVAIEGGDATVARLHSEGGQLVDRERHRVAAPEGDERVPRVLSAFLAQYYAERELPDAVLLPERHDDEEVAAWLEAEGVAVRVPGAGREAKLVDLALKNARRRGGGRDETRALAGELGIDAAERIEGFDVSHAQGSAVVGSDVTFVDGEPEKSHYRRKKLEERNDDYANMRALVRWRAERAVEGRDDRPDPDLLLIDGGEGQLGAARDALAETGWDVPAVALAKEEELVVTPTGVYDWPDDAPHLHLLQRVRDEAHRFAVQYHQTVRDEVSTVLDDVPGVGPETRKRLLRRFGSVENVRDATPDELRSVDGVGEKTAETLATRL
- a CDS encoding ABC transporter permease — protein: MTWEVVAKKDFADAVRSRGLWALSALFVLVFALPPLLIFYLEFGQNQPAQAEGSTDAFIFIMKEASALLVPVIAIVVAYAAITSERESGTMKILLSLPHSRRDVVAGKVLGRSAVLAVPIAVGFLFSLLVMLPTSLSLKLANFTLFGLLTVLFGVVFVGLAVGLSAAFATSRRAMMGSLGLFMLFTFLWNFAVNTLIGELDLGAGTAVRTRLFLKLLNPTQAYKTLVDALIFDTSRQARVMMFGFFEQQRAQELLPETLPVHFSDPFVVAYMLLWFVVPVGLGYLVFRDAEL
- a CDS encoding pyridoxal-phosphate-dependent aminotransferase family protein, producing the protein MTEEFLLLNPGPVPITDEVRTAMDEGMISHRSSEFEAIYERAQDGLDYVFERSSLDGEPTSSGGTSLVLNGTATMGMEAAVANLVDEDSEVVSLVNGKFGRRFARIADRYCDCTRVEATWGESFEMDAVREAITDETDVVTLVNNETSTGLLNPTEEVGQIAEEHGARFVVDGVTSIGGDVLRVDDWNIDIAITDGQKALAAPPGISALYVTDDVVDDFDGESAPFYEDLDWHLRKAESHQTPFTSAVPLFRALAVAVEQIEEEGMPDRIERHRAQAAAFREGFAAMGLDLFADADGPTEYSNTLTAVALPDSVQESPEEFFAAVEERNVSISGGQAHLGGDIFRVSNMGNLTADQILRGIRTVGEAMDEVGVDVEVDEGVAAAREQL